In Streptomyces sp. NBC_00414, a single window of DNA contains:
- a CDS encoding ABC transporter permease, with protein sequence MNVMNVLRRTLYAVALPAALVALWWITSVDSTSYYYPPLPDILDRFGELWLSSRFAEDVVPSLLRLLTGFVLSAVLGVALGVALGLTDTLRRGAEPVLEFLRALPPTVLVPVIAIVAGIGDGSKVLVIVSGCVWPVLLNTVEGVRAADEVMVDTCRTYGITGAARLRHMVLPAASPQISAGLRQSLSIGLILMVIGEMFAATNGLGFSIVQFQRTFAIPQMWSGIILLGLIGFVLSALFTVVEKRALGWYLGLRESQRKNG encoded by the coding sequence ATGAACGTCATGAACGTCCTGCGACGCACCCTGTACGCCGTCGCCCTGCCCGCCGCCCTCGTCGCACTGTGGTGGATCACCAGCGTCGACAGCACCAGTTACTACTACCCGCCGCTGCCCGACATCCTGGACCGGTTCGGGGAACTGTGGCTGTCGTCCCGGTTCGCCGAGGACGTCGTACCCAGCCTGCTCCGGCTCCTCACCGGGTTCGTACTGTCCGCGGTCCTCGGGGTGGCTCTGGGCGTCGCCCTCGGCCTGACCGACACGCTGCGCCGCGGCGCCGAACCGGTCCTGGAGTTCCTGCGAGCCCTCCCGCCGACCGTGCTCGTGCCGGTCATCGCGATCGTCGCCGGCATCGGGGACGGCTCGAAGGTCCTGGTCATCGTCTCCGGCTGTGTCTGGCCGGTCCTGCTGAACACCGTCGAGGGCGTCCGCGCCGCCGACGAGGTCATGGTCGACACCTGCCGCACGTACGGCATCACCGGCGCCGCGCGGCTGCGCCACATGGTGCTGCCCGCGGCGAGCCCGCAGATCTCGGCGGGACTGCGCCAGTCCCTGTCCATCGGGCTGATCCTCATGGTCATCGGCGAGATGTTCGCCGCCACCAACGGCCTCGGCTTCAGCATCGTGCAGTTCCAGCGCACCTTCGCGATCCCCCAGATGTGGAGCGGCATCATCCTGCTCGGCCTCATCGGGTTCGTGCTGTCCGCGCTGTTCACCGTCGTCGAGAAGCGGGCCCTGGGCTGGTACCTGGGCCTGCGCGAATCACAGAGGAAGAACGGCTGA
- a CDS encoding CHAT domain-containing protein yields the protein MTWTWISGAQGFGTGYGPGGDVDEAIRTLAAALPGAGEGAAGMRHAFESGALAAYEDERRLARLLAEALWPPGLTDQIRQVSARLGRPLIRIQPSPRVAQVPWELLAVDGEGGDAGEDDVRLIDLADIATSVPASLRRPRTATQQAPAPTSAWAPAPASASASASASDAGSGAVVLVLDPRVPGFRADSPLGSVLGPPGSDPALLSLVQRRLDTGVVVPSVATPAEALRRTDLDRDWLSKVLRKGARRLMYVGHVSGAPVEGGRSEDVTLHLSCGPETAGLTEPVRTHRPLAAKDLLLGTLPLRADGVPGAEIWPAPERVALIACESGGDLRFAESFGLASAMIHNGAQLVTATRWVLPTSFAFHRLAGVPESVRPLTDVVVAVDTAHEHHDPVRRLGVWQREQLDRWRTGRRIEHAPLLWAALTCIVR from the coding sequence ATGACGTGGACGTGGATCAGCGGCGCCCAGGGGTTCGGCACCGGGTACGGTCCCGGCGGCGACGTGGACGAGGCGATCCGCACGCTGGCCGCCGCACTGCCGGGCGCGGGAGAGGGCGCGGCGGGCATGCGGCACGCGTTCGAGTCCGGGGCGCTGGCCGCGTACGAGGACGAACGCCGTCTCGCGCGTCTGCTGGCCGAGGCGTTGTGGCCGCCGGGCCTCACCGACCAGATCCGTCAGGTGTCGGCGCGCCTGGGCCGTCCGCTGATACGGATCCAGCCGTCGCCCAGGGTCGCCCAGGTACCGTGGGAGCTCCTGGCCGTGGACGGCGAGGGCGGGGACGCGGGCGAGGACGACGTCCGGCTCATCGACCTCGCCGACATCGCCACCTCGGTACCGGCCTCGCTACGGCGGCCCCGAACCGCGACCCAGCAGGCTCCGGCCCCGACTTCGGCTTGGGCACCGGCACCGGCTTCGGCTTCGGCTTCGGCTTCGGCTTCGGACGCCGGCTCGGGCGCCGTGGTCCTCGTCCTCGACCCCCGCGTGCCCGGTTTCCGTGCCGACTCCCCGCTCGGATCGGTCCTGGGACCGCCCGGCTCGGACCCCGCGCTGCTGTCGCTCGTACAGCGCCGTCTCGACACGGGCGTCGTCGTGCCGTCCGTCGCCACGCCCGCCGAGGCGTTGCGGCGCACCGACCTGGACCGCGACTGGCTGAGCAAGGTGCTGCGCAAGGGCGCACGCCGTCTGATGTACGTCGGACACGTGAGCGGCGCCCCCGTCGAGGGCGGCCGGAGCGAGGACGTCACCCTCCACCTCTCCTGCGGCCCGGAGACGGCCGGGCTGACCGAACCGGTGCGCACCCACCGGCCGTTGGCGGCCAAGGACCTCCTGTTGGGCACCCTCCCCCTGCGCGCGGACGGCGTACCGGGAGCGGAGATCTGGCCCGCTCCGGAGCGCGTCGCGCTGATCGCCTGTGAGAGCGGTGGCGATCTCCGCTTCGCCGAGTCGTTCGGTCTGGCGTCCGCGATGATCCACAACGGGGCCCAGTTGGTCACCGCCACCCGCTGGGTGCTGCCCACCAGCTTCGCCTTTCACCGGCTGGCCGGTGTGCCGGAGTCGGTCCGCCCGCTCACGGACGTGGTCGTCGCCGTCGACACCGCGCATGAGCACCACGACCCCGTGCGGCGCCTCGGTGTCTGGCAACGAGAGCAACTGGACCGGTGGCGAACCGGCCGCCGGATCGAGCATGCGCCACTCCTGTGGGCGGCCCTCACCTGCATCGTCAGGTGA
- a CDS encoding aconitase X catalytic domain-containing protein, which translates to MLLSPADERMLAGEEGPAVRSALELLVRYGELMGAERLIDTDNVCGANLFGPRHARVLGTTDPAALFSRFSLDLDETVDVPPFRAHSCQLIGPRDRDQWDLQGIAPTDAAAMDDSERYLADKGVDLLSTCTPYQVGNVPRFGEHCAWMESSAVVYINSVLGARTNTEGRESSAASMLTGRTPYCGYHLDAHRRATHLIEVRHPVVTTEDWNVLGYWVGEQVQDAVPVLTGPGLAGTVPTPVQLKQFGAAAASSGDVEMYHLPGVTPEARTTEQALAGREPAAVSVFDAAARAETVASLCRTATDREVDFVMIGCPHASLEQVREVAGLLAGRRLADSTALWVFTPRALREVAEREGHVAAIEHAGGRVLSDTCPAIGQFLPPGTRVFATDSAKQAHYLPAITGVQGWFGSVRTCVDAALTGRWPDA; encoded by the coding sequence ATGCTGCTGAGCCCCGCCGACGAACGCATGCTGGCCGGCGAGGAGGGCCCGGCGGTCCGCTCCGCCCTGGAACTCCTCGTCCGCTACGGCGAGTTGATGGGCGCCGAACGCCTCATCGACACCGACAACGTGTGCGGCGCCAACCTCTTCGGACCGCGCCACGCCCGGGTCCTGGGCACCACCGACCCGGCCGCCCTGTTCTCGCGGTTCTCCCTCGACCTCGACGAGACGGTCGACGTACCGCCGTTCCGCGCGCACAGCTGCCAGCTCATCGGACCCCGCGACCGCGACCAGTGGGACCTGCAGGGCATCGCGCCCACCGACGCCGCCGCGATGGACGACAGCGAGCGCTACCTCGCCGACAAGGGAGTGGACCTCCTCTCGACCTGCACTCCCTACCAGGTGGGCAACGTGCCCCGGTTCGGCGAGCACTGCGCGTGGATGGAGTCCTCCGCCGTCGTCTACATCAACTCCGTGCTCGGCGCCCGCACCAACACCGAGGGCCGCGAGTCCTCGGCCGCCTCCATGCTCACCGGCCGCACCCCCTACTGCGGCTACCACCTGGACGCACACCGCCGCGCCACGCACCTGATCGAGGTACGGCACCCGGTCGTGACCACCGAGGACTGGAACGTCCTCGGCTACTGGGTGGGGGAGCAGGTCCAGGACGCCGTCCCGGTCCTCACCGGACCCGGGCTCGCGGGGACTGTGCCGACGCCGGTGCAGCTGAAGCAGTTCGGCGCGGCAGCCGCCTCCTCCGGCGACGTCGAGATGTACCACCTGCCCGGCGTCACACCGGAGGCCCGCACGACGGAACAGGCACTGGCCGGGCGGGAACCCGCCGCGGTCTCGGTCTTCGACGCCGCCGCGCGCGCCGAGACGGTGGCATCGCTGTGCCGGACGGCCACCGACCGCGAGGTGGACTTCGTGATGATCGGCTGCCCGCACGCCTCACTGGAGCAGGTCCGCGAGGTCGCCGGGCTGCTGGCGGGCCGCCGCCTCGCGGACTCCACGGCTCTGTGGGTCTTCACCCCGCGGGCCCTGCGCGAGGTGGCCGAGCGTGAGGGCCACGTCGCCGCCATCGAGCATGCGGGTGGGCGCGTCCTGTCCGACACCTGCCCGGCGATCGGACAGTTCCTGCCGCCGGGTACGCGCGTGTTCGCCACCGACTCCGCGAAACAGGCGCACTACCTGCCCGCCATCACGGGCGTACAGGGCTGGTTCGGCAGCGTACGCACCTGTGTCGACGCCGCCCTGACCGGACGGTGGCCCGATGCCTGA
- a CDS encoding SDR family NAD(P)-dependent oxidoreductase, with translation MDTLRIDRRVVLVTGAASGIGHAIARACAVEGATVHLADVSDAVHEAAEKLAGAGGGIGSEVGSGSVASHVCDVTDPAAVRALVDDVVTASGRLDVAFLNAGVNGVPSPLQPGGAIDEIPFEAWRRVMDVNLDGLFHCLQHCARVMKRQRSGSIVVTASTAGLRAEPRVSYPYVASKSAVVGLVRQAALELARFGVRVNALAPGPVVTNIGGPGPRPEAAVAEWENSVPMRRWGRPDDVTGLALLLASDDSSWMTGGIHVVDGGASALTQVPSDALPAPIPTPDSGTD, from the coding sequence ATGGACACCCTGCGCATCGACCGACGAGTGGTGCTGGTGACCGGCGCGGCGAGCGGGATCGGTCACGCGATCGCCCGCGCCTGCGCGGTCGAGGGGGCCACGGTGCACCTCGCGGACGTGTCGGACGCGGTCCACGAAGCGGCCGAGAAGCTGGCTGGGGCTGGGGGCGGGATCGGTTCCGAGGTCGGTTCCGGGTCCGTCGCGTCACACGTGTGCGATGTGACCGACCCGGCCGCGGTCCGCGCCCTCGTGGACGATGTCGTGACCGCTTCGGGCCGCCTCGACGTCGCCTTCCTGAACGCGGGCGTCAACGGAGTGCCCTCCCCGCTCCAGCCCGGCGGCGCGATCGACGAGATCCCCTTCGAGGCGTGGCGGCGCGTCATGGACGTCAACCTGGACGGCCTGTTCCACTGCCTTCAGCACTGCGCCCGGGTCATGAAGCGGCAGCGGTCCGGGAGCATCGTCGTCACCGCCTCCACGGCGGGCCTGCGCGCGGAACCACGCGTCAGCTACCCGTACGTCGCGTCCAAGTCGGCCGTGGTCGGCCTGGTCCGCCAGGCCGCGCTGGAACTCGCCCGCTTCGGCGTCCGCGTCAACGCCCTCGCCCCCGGACCGGTGGTCACCAACATCGGCGGCCCCGGCCCCCGGCCCGAAGCCGCCGTGGCCGAGTGGGAGAACTCCGTCCCGATGCGGCGCTGGGGCAGGCCCGACGACGTCACGGGGCTGGCCCTCCTGCTGGCCTCCGACGACTCGTCCTGGATGACCGGCGGCATCCACGTCGTGGACGGCGGTGCGTCGGCTTTGACCCAGGTCCCCAGCGACGCGCTTCCGGCCCCGATTCCGACCCCTGATTCCGGCACCGACTGA
- a CDS encoding DUF3592 domain-containing protein: protein MNFQQMLGLWWTLPAGAALVGYLCSLAGVTRPQRAVWVTARVVEVHRPAHGDSKRPGIPVTVAFEDPSTGREFRLRHAGRNGHVVAAAWVGQEFPVRYPRRRPERSHLMLDMRGETRGLGGPNCMVFLLLLGLVVQAFVVWGWPLGLICLGGLLLLVAAISRDRQHARARAALLEESVAVPGRVVAVTKDVHTDGEGDEIVNHAPVVAFATREGVQVTALCREGVARPSRSLDRVLTMHYAPADPAVFTPDLDHDRREREAAVRFMNMLLLAGIAAIAVGVLLHYGLLPVT from the coding sequence ATGAATTTTCAGCAGATGCTCGGGCTGTGGTGGACGCTGCCGGCGGGGGCGGCGCTGGTCGGCTACTTGTGCTCACTGGCCGGGGTGACGCGGCCCCAGCGCGCGGTGTGGGTGACGGCGCGGGTCGTGGAGGTCCACCGGCCGGCCCACGGTGACTCCAAGCGGCCCGGGATCCCGGTGACCGTCGCCTTCGAGGACCCGTCCACCGGGCGGGAGTTCAGACTGCGGCACGCGGGAAGGAACGGCCACGTTGTGGCAGCGGCCTGGGTGGGCCAGGAGTTCCCGGTGCGCTATCCGCGCCGCCGCCCGGAGCGGTCCCACCTGATGCTCGACATGCGGGGGGAGACGCGGGGGCTGGGCGGGCCGAACTGCATGGTCTTCCTGCTGCTTCTGGGGCTGGTCGTGCAGGCGTTCGTCGTGTGGGGCTGGCCGCTTGGCCTCATCTGCCTGGGTGGCCTGCTGCTCCTCGTCGCCGCGATCAGCCGGGACCGGCAGCACGCGCGTGCCCGCGCCGCTCTGCTGGAGGAGTCCGTCGCCGTTCCGGGCCGCGTGGTGGCCGTCACCAAGGACGTCCATACGGACGGAGAGGGCGACGAGATCGTCAACCACGCCCCCGTGGTCGCCTTCGCCACCCGCGAGGGAGTCCAGGTCACCGCGCTGTGCCGCGAGGGCGTCGCACGGCCCAGCCGGTCCCTCGACCGCGTCCTCACGATGCACTACGCGCCCGCCGACCCGGCCGTCTTCACCCCCGACCTCGACCACGACCGCCGCGAGCGGGAGGCGGCCGTCAGGTTCATGAACATGCTGCTGCTCGCCGGGATCGCGGCGATCGCGGTGGGCGTGCTCCTCCACTACGGCCTCCTGCCAGTCACCTGA
- a CDS encoding alpha/beta fold hydrolase, producing the protein MTAHADGRASAFTSTSASPITSPATSSFADEGSGDAVLLSASLGTTAAMWAPQRTRLRTERRVIAYDHRGHGASPVPPGPYDLADLVHDAVALLDSLDIESADVVGISLGGTVGLALAADHPDRVRSLVTVNAPAFADDPAFWRRRAAAIREQGMKAATSGLLGRWYAPAVAQAPTALVQETVEGVGRLDPEGYAACCEAIAGTDLRDRLAAVRCPVLVVNGLADAVVPAHHARTIAAAVPGARQVELPDAGHLLSQEIPDRLHTLLTEHWTSPTATAAAADARKATP; encoded by the coding sequence ATGACCGCCCACGCCGACGGGCGCGCGAGCGCGTTCACCAGCACCTCCGCCAGCCCCATCACCAGCCCCGCCACCAGCTCCTTCGCCGACGAGGGATCCGGCGACGCGGTCCTGCTCTCCGCCTCCCTCGGCACCACCGCCGCGATGTGGGCACCGCAGCGCACCCGCCTACGCACCGAGCGCCGGGTGATCGCGTACGACCACCGAGGCCACGGCGCCTCCCCGGTGCCCCCGGGACCGTACGACCTCGCAGACCTGGTCCACGACGCCGTCGCCCTCCTCGACTCGCTGGACATCGAGTCCGCCGACGTCGTAGGGATCAGCCTCGGCGGCACGGTCGGGCTCGCCCTGGCCGCGGACCACCCCGACCGGGTACGCAGCCTGGTCACCGTCAACGCACCCGCCTTCGCGGACGACCCCGCCTTCTGGCGCCGACGCGCCGCGGCGATCCGGGAACAGGGCATGAAGGCGGCCACCTCGGGCCTGCTCGGCCGCTGGTACGCCCCCGCCGTGGCCCAGGCCCCGACGGCCCTGGTGCAGGAGACCGTCGAGGGCGTCGGACGGCTCGACCCGGAGGGCTACGCGGCCTGCTGCGAAGCCATCGCCGGCACCGATCTGCGCGACCGGCTGGCCGCCGTCCGCTGCCCCGTGCTCGTGGTGAACGGGCTCGCCGACGCCGTCGTCCCGGCCCACCACGCCCGGACGATAGCGGCCGCCGTACCCGGCGCCCGGCAGGTCGAACTGCCCGACGCGGGACACCTGTTGAGCCAGGAGATCCCCGACCGACTCCACACCCTGCTGACGGAGCACTGGACCTCGCCCACCGCCACCGCAGCAGCCGCCGACGCCAGAAAGGCAACCCCGTGA
- a CDS encoding ABC transporter ATP-binding protein — protein sequence MVTVRGLNKVYESSGHRVEAIGDITFSVARGEFACIVGPSGAGKTTLLKCLAGLLTPTAGEVLLDGAPVTGPPPGMAVVFQEYGRSLFPWKTVRQNIDLPLRQKGLPRAERDRLVADSLAAVGLADSGDAYPWQLSGGMQQRVAIARAVAYEPQVLLMDEPFAAVDAQTRADLEDLVRSLWRSLGITTLFVTHDIDEAVYLGERVLVLSASPTHVLDDVPIGLPAERDQVTSRSTPDFAELRTRVHRGIQEAKAGRRAAAAA from the coding sequence ATGGTCACCGTCAGGGGCCTCAACAAGGTGTACGAGTCCTCCGGCCACCGGGTGGAGGCGATCGGCGACATCACCTTCTCCGTCGCCCGGGGCGAGTTCGCCTGCATCGTCGGCCCCTCCGGCGCGGGCAAGACGACCCTGCTGAAATGCCTCGCCGGACTGCTCACCCCCACGGCGGGCGAAGTGCTGCTCGACGGCGCCCCCGTCACCGGGCCACCGCCCGGCATGGCCGTGGTGTTCCAGGAGTACGGCCGCAGCCTCTTCCCCTGGAAGACCGTGCGGCAGAACATCGACCTCCCGCTGCGGCAGAAGGGCCTGCCCCGCGCCGAACGCGACCGGCTGGTCGCCGACTCCCTCGCCGCCGTAGGACTCGCCGACTCCGGCGACGCGTACCCCTGGCAGCTCTCCGGCGGCATGCAGCAGCGCGTCGCCATCGCCCGGGCCGTCGCCTACGAGCCGCAGGTGCTCCTCATGGACGAACCCTTCGCCGCCGTCGACGCGCAGACCCGCGCCGACCTCGAAGACCTCGTCCGGTCGCTGTGGCGCTCCCTCGGCATCACCACCCTGTTCGTCACCCACGACATCGACGAGGCCGTCTACCTCGGCGAACGCGTCCTGGTCCTGTCCGCCTCGCCCACCCACGTCCTCGACGACGTGCCGATCGGGCTGCCCGCCGAACGCGACCAGGTCACCAGCCGTTCGACGCCGGACTTCGCCGAGCTGCGCACCCGTGTGCACCGCGGCATCCAGGAGGCCAAGGCCGGCCGCCGAGCGGCAGCCGCCGCATGA
- a CDS encoding FAD-dependent oxidoreductase, whose amino-acid sequence MSSYVTEPTRETPVFGEWEVVVLGGGPAGLAAATAAARAGRSTLLVEKSGYLGGAGTGGGLSTFCGMYSNVHGEHLLTVKGHATELLERIDRLGGLRAPHLSFADRIQAQAYDIPAYRSAADDHVLSAGAQLLYHAFAVGAISGPSGVEAVVVESKSGRGILRGQVFIDASGDGDLLAWTGTSHEKADPYGDMLYPSTMFRINAVDDERAGPAWKILPRLMDEAVAAGRPRFPRRGAIVRPQRDAVEWRANATQLRNPDGSAVDGTDVWQLTHGEVQGRAQAQEVFGFIRENLPGFEKSYIVDIGPEIGIRETRRLLGRHVLTEDDVRSCTRFEDSIGLNGWPVEAHVDGDLDIRWPYGDDPVGYNQLPYRMLVPAEGPGNLLVAGRCASMTHGGQSAARVAGPCFAMGQAAGTAAHLALKDQVTAAEVDVTRLRTELEGEGACLSL is encoded by the coding sequence GTGAGCAGCTACGTCACCGAACCAACCCGTGAGACACCGGTGTTCGGCGAGTGGGAGGTCGTCGTCCTCGGCGGTGGCCCCGCCGGACTCGCCGCGGCCACCGCCGCCGCCCGCGCCGGACGCAGCACCCTGCTGGTGGAGAAGAGCGGCTACCTCGGCGGCGCCGGTACCGGCGGGGGCCTGTCCACCTTCTGCGGCATGTACTCCAACGTCCACGGCGAACACCTCCTCACCGTCAAGGGACACGCCACCGAACTCCTGGAACGCATCGACCGCCTCGGCGGACTCCGCGCCCCGCACCTGTCCTTCGCCGACCGCATCCAGGCCCAGGCCTACGACATCCCGGCCTACCGCAGCGCCGCCGACGACCACGTGCTGTCCGCCGGAGCCCAACTCCTCTACCACGCCTTCGCGGTGGGCGCGATATCCGGCCCGTCGGGCGTCGAGGCAGTCGTCGTCGAATCGAAGTCAGGGCGCGGCATCCTGCGCGGCCAGGTGTTCATCGACGCGTCCGGCGACGGCGACCTGCTGGCCTGGACCGGAACGAGCCACGAGAAGGCCGACCCGTACGGCGACATGCTCTACCCGTCCACCATGTTCCGCATCAACGCCGTGGACGACGAGCGCGCCGGGCCCGCGTGGAAGATCCTGCCCCGCCTGATGGACGAGGCCGTGGCCGCCGGGCGCCCCCGCTTCCCGCGGCGCGGCGCGATCGTACGGCCCCAGCGCGACGCCGTGGAATGGCGGGCCAACGCCACCCAGCTGCGCAATCCCGACGGCAGCGCGGTCGACGGCACCGACGTCTGGCAGCTCACCCACGGCGAGGTCCAGGGCCGCGCACAGGCCCAGGAGGTGTTCGGCTTCATCCGCGAGAACCTGCCCGGCTTCGAGAAGTCCTACATCGTCGACATCGGCCCCGAGATCGGCATCCGCGAGACCCGCCGCCTGCTCGGCCGCCACGTGCTCACCGAGGACGACGTCCGCTCCTGCACCCGCTTCGAGGACTCCATCGGCCTCAACGGCTGGCCCGTGGAGGCACACGTCGACGGGGACCTCGACATCCGCTGGCCCTACGGCGACGACCCGGTGGGCTACAACCAGCTGCCCTATCGCATGCTCGTCCCCGCCGAAGGCCCCGGCAACCTCCTCGTCGCCGGACGCTGCGCGTCTATGACCCACGGCGGCCAGTCCGCCGCCCGCGTCGCGGGACCCTGCTTCGCCATGGGCCAGGCCGCCGGCACGGCCGCCCACCTGGCCCTCAAGGACCAGGTCACCGCCGCCGAGGTCGACGTCACGCGGCTGCGCACCGAACTGGAAGGAGAGGGCGCGTGCCTTTCACTGTGA
- a CDS encoding ABC transporter permease, whose amino-acid sequence MKVLDTTRPTKAPPAPPPRARGPRPRIAPLVGIAVAALLAELLPRTGLIADGALPPLSSVLAELGREAGDGVLWEALGDTVRTWAVGLVAAVAAGVVAGVAIGLVPVLRALTASTVEFLRPIPSVALIPAVILVFGTGYESGVVLIVYAGFWQVLVQVLYGVQDIDPVAYDTARSYRFGLWARVRHVIWPTALPFVFTGIRLAASVALVLAITGELVIGTPGIGQLISVAQSSGATTEMFALVLLTGVLGVLVNVGFRYAERAALGWHPSVRRSAGTR is encoded by the coding sequence ATGAAAGTGCTCGACACCACCCGGCCCACCAAGGCCCCACCCGCACCGCCCCCGCGCGCCCGCGGGCCCAGGCCCCGGATCGCCCCGCTGGTCGGCATCGCGGTCGCCGCCCTGCTGGCCGAGCTGCTCCCGCGCACCGGCCTGATCGCGGACGGCGCGCTGCCCCCGCTCAGCTCCGTCCTGGCCGAGCTCGGCCGGGAAGCGGGCGACGGCGTTCTGTGGGAGGCCCTGGGCGACACGGTCCGCACCTGGGCCGTCGGACTGGTGGCCGCCGTCGCCGCGGGAGTGGTCGCGGGCGTGGCCATCGGACTCGTACCGGTACTGCGCGCCCTCACCGCCTCCACGGTGGAGTTTCTGCGCCCGATCCCCTCGGTGGCCCTCATCCCGGCGGTCATCCTCGTCTTCGGCACCGGCTACGAGTCGGGTGTGGTCCTCATCGTCTACGCCGGCTTCTGGCAGGTGCTGGTGCAGGTGCTCTACGGCGTCCAGGACATCGACCCGGTCGCCTACGACACCGCCCGCTCCTACCGCTTCGGCCTGTGGGCCCGCGTCCGGCACGTCATCTGGCCGACCGCCCTGCCGTTCGTTTTCACCGGCATCAGGCTGGCCGCCTCGGTCGCGCTGGTCCTCGCCATCACCGGCGAACTGGTCATCGGCACCCCGGGCATCGGACAGCTCATCTCCGTCGCGCAGAGCAGCGGCGCTACGACCGAGATGTTCGCGCTCGTCCTGCTCACCGGCGTCCTCGGCGTCCTCGTCAACGTCGGCTTCCGGTACGCCGAACGCGCCGCACTCGGCTGGCACCCCTCCGTGCGGCGATCGGCGGGCACCCGATGA
- a CDS encoding aconitase X swivel domain-containing protein: MPDPLYGKGVVAGRASGPALVCTAPVSGWGGIDPRTGIIVESRHPQHGHSVAGTVLVLPGAKGSSGWSGQFHLAKLQGTAPCAIVFTRMNSKLALGLVVLRVPAVTGLDTEGTIRTGDLVEVDGTAGTLLVLKERLI; the protein is encoded by the coding sequence ATGCCTGACCCGCTGTACGGCAAGGGGGTGGTCGCCGGACGGGCCAGCGGACCGGCGCTGGTGTGCACGGCCCCGGTGTCGGGCTGGGGCGGCATAGACCCCCGTACCGGAATCATCGTGGAGAGCCGCCACCCCCAGCACGGGCACAGCGTCGCCGGCACCGTACTGGTGCTGCCCGGAGCCAAGGGGTCGTCCGGCTGGTCCGGGCAGTTCCACCTCGCCAAGCTGCAGGGCACGGCGCCGTGCGCGATCGTGTTCACGCGGATGAACAGCAAGCTCGCCCTGGGTCTCGTCGTCCTCCGCGTCCCGGCGGTGACGGGCCTGGACACCGAGGGAACGATCCGCACCGGGGACCTCGTGGAGGTCGACGGAACAGCGGGCACGCTCCTGGTACTGAAGGAAAGGCTGATCTGA